Below is a window of Candidatus Tanganyikabacteria bacterium DNA.
AGGCCGGCCCCACCCGTTGCATCGGTGGCGCAGGCCTCCGTGCCTGCGTCCGATAGGCGCCAGGTCATTTGAGCGCCGCCATGAGTCCTGCCCGCCGTTTCACGGCTCCGGTAAGCGGTTGGTAAGGGCCCCCCGCGATAAGCCGTTTACCAAGAGGTGGCGTGATGGAGGGGAGGAACGAAATGACGAAGCTGGAGCACTCGCTGCGCGCGACGGACCGGCTCAAGCAGCTCATGGCGGTCGAGACCGCGGCCGAGCCGGTGCCCGCCCCGATGCTGCCCCGCCCCTGCAAGGCCTGCTGCGGGCCGGCGAGCCGCGAGCGGTTCACCAGCATGCTCCGCGAAGCCCGCGCCCTGCTGTCCAGCGTCATCGGCAACGGCAACGGCCAGTTGCAGGCGGTGCCCGCCGAGGTCCGGGCGTAGCCGAAAGAAGATTTCCCGACCCAGCTCCTCTCTCGAGAACAATCAACTCCCGCAACGCTCGCCCGCCGCCGGTTCGCCCGGCGGCGGGCGAACGCATCATCCGGGCTTCAGGCGTCCATGCCGCGTGCTGCCTCGCCGTTGAAGGCGTTGCGCAGATCGAAGGTCAGGCGGTCCGGCGCGGGGCGGGAAATGGCCCGCGTGGGCGTCCAGTCCAGCACCTTGCGGGCGATCCAGGTCGCCAGCCACGCCGGGATCGGGATGGACCCGAAGAGCCGGACGTTGGAAACCGCGATCTCGTAGAGGCCGTTGCCGACTTTCCGCGGCTGCCCGTCGGCCTCGAAGGGCAACTCGAACGGGCCCATCCACACCGTGCCGTTGAAGCGCACGTGGTGATCGGCGGCAAGCTGGAACTGCAATTCCTTGAAGCCCTGGCCCAGGCCCGGATCCGGCACGATCAGTTCGGGCACCGGGAAGCCCTCGACCTGGAGGTCGCCCCGCAGGTGCGCCTTGCCCGGCGTCTCGAAGTTGAGCGCCACCTGGCGGCCGTACCGGCCGGCGAGCACGTCTTCAGGATCCACCGTGATCTGCACGGGCAGGAGGCCCATGAGCGAGGTCTTGGCGACCAGATCGCCGGCGCGGTTGATCTTGAGGTCCACCGGCATCTGCCCCCTGGCAATCTCGATGACCGGCACGCCCCCCGGCCCGCCCTTGTCGGCGACCGGTTCGGCCCCCTGGCGTGGTGCGGTCGCCGCCGGCTGTGAGACAGGCCGTGCTCCGCTTGCTACTCCCGACAATCCCATACCCGAGGGGGATATCGGCCGGATCCCGGCCAGGGATTCTCAAGAAGCTGTTAACGATGGGGAAAGGACCGGGAAACCCTCCCGGTGGCCTGCTCGGCCGCGAGGTCGAGCGCCCGCTCCAGTTGCGGATCGGCGCCCGCCGAATACGGCAATTCGAAGGCCACCTCGACGTCCGGCGGCACCCCCGATCCTTCCAGGTCCACGCCCTCCGGGCCCGCGCCGGCCACGGCCAGGTAGAGCAGGTACTTTCCGCCGCCAAGCGTGTAGGGCCGCCCGCCCAGGAACGCCCCGCGCGTGCGCGTCCCCACCAGCGTACGGCCCGCCCTGGCCAGCAGGTAGGCGACCCATTCCTTGCCGCTGCGCGTGCCGCCGTTGATCAGCACCACCAGGGGCTTGCGGAACTTGTGTCCCCTGGGCAGCGGGCTGTCGCCGGCGGTGAGGTCCTCGAACGGCGCGACGTAGTCGGGATGCGCCCCGCCGAAACCGTCCCGCAGATCAAGGACCAGGGCGTCCGCCTTGCGCGCCTCGGCGGCCGCGCGCTGGAGAGCTTCGAGGAAGAGCGGATGCGTCCCGCTCCAGAGGTGGAAGTAAGCGATCTTCCTGCCCTTGCGCGGAATCACGCGAAACGACCGCCTGGTGGCGGCGAGCATCGTCTCCTGGAAGCTCTCGAAGCGCGTTTCGACGTGGATCGGCTCGGCGGGCAGGTCGGGCTTGCGCCGGATGTCCAGGCGCACGCCCAGGGCGGCCCGCAGGGTGCGGAAGGCGCGCACCGGTTCGAACGGCTCGCCGTCCACGCCGGCGACCTCGTCACCCGGCAGGACCCCGGCGTTGCTGCCCGAGGAACCGGCGAAGACGTTTCGCACGAACCATTTCTCGCCGCGGCGCTCGAACCAGAGGCCGACCTGGCGCACGCCCGCGCCCCTGAGCTTGCGGCTGAAGATCGACTTGAGCGCCCAGTAGGTCTGATCGCCGTCGGAGTACAGCTCGGTGTGGCTCGCCCGGAGCCGCGCCAGCAGGCCGTTAACCGTCTCCTTGACCTTTTCCTCGTCGTCCTCCTGGCGCAGGGTCGCCCGCGCCTCGGCGGCCATGGCGTCCCACGGCAGGCCCCGGAGGGAGCGATCGTAGAAGTTCGCCCGCACCGTGCGCATCGCCTCGTCGAAAACGTCGCGAGGGTCGGGCCGCCAGGCCTCCGTGGTGGCCAGGACGGCCGCCACGGCTAACGCAAGCGCTAATTTAGCCAAACGCTTACTCTACCTTAAACTCACCGTAACCAGCTCGGCGCAAGCGGGCCTCCGGATTGCGGGACAATCTGTAAGACGGGTTCGGGAGATGAATTCAGGAGGTTCGGTTCCCATGACGACGATTCGCCACATTCTGGCCGACGAGTCCGGGCAGAGCATGGTGGAGTACGGCATCATCGTAGCCGTGATCGCGGCCATCTGCATCGGCGCCTACCGGCAGATCGGCACGACCATCAACACCAAGCTCGACACGCTGATCAAGAACATGAAGTAGGCTCACGAGCCCCTTTCGCGCTGCGGCCGCCGCCGCCCGCCACCCTACCCGGGGGCGTGGTGGAGGCGGCATACGGCCGGAAGGGGATCCGCCGCGGCGGGCGGTTCGAGGGTTCGATGATGGTAGCTGCGGGTTCGAAAGGGTACATCGGGAATGTGGGTGTAGAGACGTGGAAATGGGGCCTGGTCCCGATCTTGCTGGTCGCCTCCTACACGGATTGGCGCTGGCAGAAGATCTTCAACTGGCTCACGTTTCCGGCCATCCTGGCTGGCTTCGCGGTCTCGGCGACGGCCGGGGCTCTCTCCGGCGGCCTCGGCGGGGCCGGGCGCCAGGCGCTTTCGTCCCTGCAGGGTTTCGGCTTCCTCGCCCTCATCTTCCTGGTGATGGCGCTCCTGGGCGGGATGA
It encodes the following:
- a CDS encoding Flp family type IVb pilin, with protein sequence MTTIRHILADESGQSMVEYGIIVAVIAAICIGAYRQIGTTINTKLDTLIKNMK